A genomic region of Trypanosoma brucei brucei TREU927 chromosome 3, complete sequence contains the following coding sequences:
- a CDS encoding U2 small nuclear ribonucleoprotein B, putative (similar to U2 small nuclear ribonucleoprotein B SP:P08579 {Homo sapiens}) produces MGEPKQTLYIRGLPDKPSAEEVRRLLYLYCTQFGPVIDVLYCKSKSMYGQAFVVFTDVATATNARRELHERQFYGRIIQAFYAKRQSFSADPGERRRRDLRQERVSGGKRRRDTQAG; encoded by the coding sequence ATGGGTGAGCCAAAACAGACGCTTTACATACGCGGTCTCCCAGATAAGCCGTCCGCTGAGGAGGTGCGGCGTTTACTATACTTGTATTGCACCCAGTTTGGACCTGTGATTGATGTGTTGTATTGTAAGAGTAAAAGCATGTACGGGCAGGCCTTTGTCGTATTCACAGATGTTGCCACCGCCACAAATGCTCGTCGCGAGCTACATGAACGTCAATTCTACGGGCGGATTATACAGGCGTTCTATGCCAAGCGGCAATCGTTCAGTGCGGACCCCGGAGAGCGACGCCGCCGGGACTTGAGACAGGAACGCGTGTCCGGGGGGAAGAGGAGACGGGACACGCAAGCGGGGTAG
- a CDS encoding cytochrome b5, putative (similar to Cytochrome b5. (Swiss-Prot:P00174) [Gallus gallus]), with product MFDYLLSLLGLLKEWPQYTLDDVRKHNDRHSLWIVAGNSVYDVTSILDSHPGGANALLQRGGGVKDCTNDFGYHSRAAQAVWASLKVGEVRFDSSEERSPLGLASALKEESKSSSKPVSPLIQMCDMKVCNSKGGCCRTSTVESHIGTSEFVPECHCADCFHRRRISGKGTASCSGAKSS from the coding sequence ATGTTCGActaccttctttccctcttgggGTTGTTGAAGGAATGGCCACAATACACTCTGGATGACGTCCGGAAGCACAACGATCGTCATTCTCTTTGGATAGTTGCAGGAAATTCGGTCTATGACGTGACCTCTATCTTGGACTCCCACCCGGGTGGAGCTAACGCATTACTACAACGGGGTGGTGGTGTGAAGGATTGCACTAATGACTTTGGTTATCACAGCCGCGCCGCACAGGCTGTTTGGGCATCGCTAAAGGTGGGTGAAGTGCGTTTCGACAGCTCTGAAGAGCGTTCGCCCCTGGGGCTGGCCAGCGCTTTGAAGGAGGAATCTAAAAGTTCTTCAAAGCCTGTGTCTCCCTTAATTCAAATGTGCGACATGAAGGTATGCAATAGTAAGGGTGGCTGCTGCCGCACCAGTACGGTGGAAAGTCACATTGGCACCTCCGAATTCGTTCCTGAGTGCCATTGCGCCGATTGTTTTCACCGCAGACGCATCTCTGGAAAGGGCACTGCTAGCTGCAGTGGGGCTAAGTCATCCTAA
- a CDS encoding ADP-ribosylation factor-like protein 3A, putative (similar to SP:P36405: ADP-ribosylation factor-like protein 3. {Homo sapiens}), producing the protein MGLLTLLRKLRSSDASPRILILGLDNAGKTSILRNLSGEDPTTTQATQGFNIKTVDCEGFKLNVWDIGGQKAIRAYWPNYFDEVDCLVYVVDSADKRRLDETAAELETLLQEEKLREVPFLVLANKCDLATALSPEDISTALNLQNLRDRTWSIQKCSAKTGEGLQEGFMWAIKSIKK; encoded by the coding sequence ATGGGCTTGCTTACGCTTCTGCGAAAATTGAGGTCAAGCGACGCGTCGCCACGGATTCTGATTCTTGGCCTGGACAATGCTGGAAAAACGTCTATACTCCGAAACCTCTCCGGCGAGGACCCTACCACAACCCAAGCGACACAGGGGTTCAACATTAAGACAGTTGATTGCGAAGGGTTTAAATTGAATGTATGGGACATTGGTGGGCAAAAGGCTATCCGCGCATACTGGCCAAACTACTTTGACGAAGTGGACTGCTTGGTTTATGTGGTGGATTCCGCGGACAAGCGACGCCTGGACGAAACGGCCGCTGAACTGGAAACCCTTctacaagaagaaaaacttcgTGAAGTTCCCTTTCTTGTGCTTGCTAACAAGTGCGATCTTGCGACTGCACTATCACCCGAGGACATAAGTACCGCCCTGAACCTTCAGAATCTGCGTGATCGCACGTGGTCAATACAAAAATGCAGCGCCAAAACAGGAGAGGGCCTTCAGGAAGGCTTCATGTGGGCCATTAAAAGCATAAAGAAATAG
- a CDS encoding high mobility group protein, putative: MATELKKGPLPTDIEETVITIMREEGVRYITAKILRMRLESKYQMEFGPHKAAIDDIVARAMQRPEFKKQLELALKEKDASKSSGGKGSKRARSAGAEAPSKTKKEMTEKPKKPADYPKPAVSSYLLFVADQREELKAKNPGMQNTAILQTLGKMWSDASDDVKEHYRKKAEEDKARFRREVDEYKRQGGKEYGRGGKIKKDSNAPKRAMTSFMFFSSDFRSKHSDLSIVEMSKAAGAAWKELGPEERKVYEEMAEKDKERYKREMAALPK; the protein is encoded by the coding sequence ATGGCAACAGAATTGAAGAAAGGACCACTCCCTACAGATATTGAAGAGACCGTAATAACTATCATGCGGGAGGAGGGCGTTAGGTACATAACGGCCAAGATTTTACGCATGCGGCTTGAATCTAAATACCAAATGGAGTTTGGGCCACACAAGGCGGCTATAGATGACATTGTTGCGAGGGCTATGCAGCGTCCTGAATTCAAGAAGCAGCTGGAGTTGGCGCTCAAGGAGAAAGATGCATCCAAAAGCAGCGGAGGGAAGGGATCGAAGCGTGCCCGCAGTGCTGGAGCAGAGGCGCCCtccaaaacaaagaaggaaatgacgGAGAAGCCAAAGAAGCCCGCCGACTATCCTAAGCCGGCTGTCAGTTCTTATTTACTTTTCGTAGCTGATCAGCGCGAGGAGCTGAAGGCGAAAAACCCCGGGATGCAGAATACTGCGATTCTTCAGACGTTGGGTAAAATGTGGAGTGATGCGTCCGATGACGTGAAAGAGCATTACAGAAAGAAGGCAGAGGAGGACAAGGCCCGATTCCGGCGTGAAGTAGACGAGTACAAGAGACAGGGTGGAAAGGAATACGGACGGGGAGGGAAGATAAAGAAGGATTCCAACGCCCCAAAACGCGCGATGACTTCCTTCATGTTCTTTTCGAGTGACTTCCGAAGCAAGCACAGTGATCTCAGCATCGTAGAGATGTCAAAGGCTGCCGGTGCCGCATGGAAGGAGCTCGGTCCGGAGGAGAGGAAGGTCTACGAGGAGATGGCAGAAAAGGACAAGGAGCGATACAAGAGGGAAATGGCAGCACTACCCAAGTAG